CTTTCATTgcatacataaaatatatataaaaataggtagaaaagattttttaaagcactgaatgaaaaacaattaatGGTGATGATATTTTCTCTTCCTTCCATTCATCTCTTTCTCCAGGCTTCATGCACACGCCACAAAAGTCTAAAGACAGTTTTCATTAACTCGGTTGTTCATTTAAATCCCCATATTTTTCAAACACTCCTTCTACATATTTGGTTATATCAAAGTCTGTGGTTTCACCCTTTTTAACAAATGGGTGTTCTAACAGTTCAGTATAATTGGCCCTTTGCTGTACATCTTTATGTAAActgcaaagacaaaaaaaaatcatatcatatcatCTAGTTGTAAATACTTTTATTATGAATTGAGTTGTTATATGCATTTTTTGAATGTCCttatatttgcatatttaaaatatAGCTTCATGAGTCTACCCTAAAACATGCTCTGAAATAAGGCAAGTCAGCGGATCTTCCTTTATGATTCTTTCTCATTATTACAGCCTCTAGTCAAAGTATGCTTTTATGACTCAAATGGCTCTCCATACTCTGAGGTTGGCTTTCTgatattaatttcaaattaatgcaTGTTCCCTCAACCTACATCTATTTAGCATGATCCTTTGATTAAGTTGCAGTTTGAGCCTGATCCAAACTACAAGAAACCTAAACAAGATAAAAATAGCAATTTTGGAGTGAATGGCATGCTTTTTATCTATCCCACAGAGAAGAGGTCTAGAACTTCAAGTGTAAAATCTCAAGAATATATCTTATGATTGTATATAATTCAAATATCCTTTAGGAACAACCTATTTGAAGGTCGAGCTTAagccaaaaataataaataaaaaagaaaagtttaGATTTTGTTGAAATGGGTTCGTTGGACCTACAGCTGTTTCGCTCAGAATAAAGCACTTGAATGATTCATATGTTCACTTGTGTCCAATTTCCTTGCAAAAATCCTGTTTATAATATGGTGTTAAATGATAAAACTATACTTCACATCTACTCTTGATATCTATATTCTTTATTTACCCGACCCTTGCATTTTTTTCCAGTTTCAATATCTGTATAGCATTCATTACGTTGAATGCTACTATATTGTAACTTTGCTACAAATAACTTCAATGTTAGCAAGTCACTTACCAGCATGTTATAAAATCTTCAAATTCTGATGAGAACTGTCCAGACGGCAGTTTGGGAGGGGGGTCTTGTACCACTTGTTTCAGTTGTTCAAATGGTGTGTTCCATTTCTTGTACGGAAAACTTCCTGTTGCTAACTCAATctgaaaaaatacattaaaacatgaatttaaaggttaaaatattataaagataCCTTTTTATTGTTGAAAGTCATATGTTGACATTTGTCTTTTTCTTATGCTATTGGATATTTAACTAGTTTCTCCTTGTATTTCTATGATTATTTTCTAACACTCTATTCATTTGTGACTTTTTTAGCATTTGCTCTGTAATTTTGTTTACCCAACAGAAATTCATTCATTTTGTAAATTGCAAATAAATTCAttctacacagctacttttgcataggtactatttctgtactaaaaatctgtagtactggaaatttactttaaatattcagtactattttgttactttaaaattattttaatatttaggtacctgtattttacagtacttaatttgtacttgaaatttaggtactacatatttttggttactaccgtgACATTTTctgcattttgaaagtttttctatttcaaatctcttaaaattatgattttcaaacatggaatattgtatgaTGTATGTACCAAAAtattaagtacaaatcaagtactgtaaaatacaagtacctaaatattaaaataattttaaagtaacaaaatagtactaaatattaaaagtaaatttccagtactacatatttttagtacagaaatagtacctatgcaaaagtagctgtgtagttcTTATATATTGTGTTCTCTCTAAGTGTAATATTAAATTTTAGGAATAAACTTTTTCTTTGTGTTCTACAAttcagtaaaaataatatttttctttcatccaCATAACATGATTGTAAAATAcaatgaattatctcccttaccaTAGTAATTCCAAGACTCCATACATCTGCTTTGATATCATATCCTGTTTGTCCTTCTTTGGGATTAATTCTCTCAGGCTGAAAAAAAGACAgcatatcatttttatttttttctacattcatatcaaaagttcaaaagtttttataataaacaataagTTCTTACAAAATGTAGCCAGTCCGGTATACAAGGTATGTCAAGACTCGTTCCTGTCTGAACACACGAGTCATATAATCCTGTGTACAGCCATAACGTAATTTTCTTtgaattaaatggcaaaatacaGGTGTAATGAATTTATGTGCATTTACAATCAGGAGCTTGAGTTTTACCTAGTAATGCAGCTTTTATGGGTACAATCTTTTGTACCTTTGCACATAGTACCAAAATGATGATATTTAGAGCACTGCCTATACTAATTTGAAAAATTGTCTTGAAATCGACTTTTTAAATCATCTTTTTtctcatttgttgctgtatatcatattggtttattgttttgtatatgaaTCAGGTTGTTTTCTcagttaaattgttttatatttgttgtttcaaATCCTTTTAACGCTTACtaatgtggtatgggttttgctcattgttgaaggctgtataatGACCATTTGTTCTTAATCTTCTACAACATTTGGTGTcaggtggagagttgtctcagtgacaataatatcacatctttttatttttatatagtaaaTTTTCTCCTGATTCTATTTCAATCTTAATCTGTTACTAGACAAAGGGTAAACAGTATATTCCATCAAAATGAATGGAGTGTAGGAAGTTAGTCTTATTATTGGTCAAGAGTTGTTGGTAATTTATGATTATATTTGATGTATGCAAATGTactatcaaataaaattgagaagggaaatggggaatatgtcaaagagacaacaccctGACTAAAAGACCAGATAGCAGATATCAAATATGTTACTTAATCTTTCTACACTATCACATCCATTTGAGTTAAATAGTCCTAATTGATGATGTGTGTTCTATACAATACTTACTGCCATGTAAGGTTTACACCCAGCATCCTGAGTCTTTGCAACAGAATCGACTAACTGACCAGAGATACCAAAATCACAGATTTTCACTTGGGCTACCTTGTTTATTAATATATTAGATGGCTTGACATCTCGATGCATCACTTTCAATTCTGTCTTCAAATAATGTAAAGCCTTTACAACCTGcaagaaaacaaacaaatcacTAAATTAGCAGCTGAACAGAGGCTGTTGTTTTTTATAAGACCTCAAATGGTGTAGATTGTGGCTGAAATATTTTTGACAATGATAAGTGCTGTGAAACATAGGAAGGTGATGATAATAGATATTTTACACACATTTACGTCTgtgtaaaatacattttgtagcAAAATATTgtaggtttacttttttttaacccaaataaaaatattaaagataaaattCAAGAATATAAATCCTGATGTCTTACACACTAATGTCTTATTTTTACATGAAGGATGTTAATGCACCCTAAACCTAATACATGAAGTATGCAAGTCAACTTTTAATTCAGACCTAGATTCCaataaagataacaaaataaaatcacaaagtACTGGCACGCTTGAttacaaaattgcaaaaataatttTCATCATAATTCACttcaaacaagaggctgtcacaacgacagcaaaccggatttattaatatttatttgtgtcctggcaatatcacaagaaccattactgatgaatggtgaaagtgaaaatcgtcattattgaacttgacctctaatttgccatcagtaacaacatataaaaatttcaaaagctttggttgaatggttcatgagaaaatgcacggacacgactggaaacaccatttttcaatctttcaagaaccacaactcctgaacggtaaaagtcaaaatcgtcattattgaacttgacctccattttgtcatcagtaacaacatattaaaatttgggaagcttaggtagaacagttcatgcgtaaatgcacggacacgactggaaactccatttttcaatctttcaagaaccataactcctgaacggtaaaagtcaaaatcgccattattgaacttgaccttcatatagttgtcagtaacaacatattaaaattttaaaagctttggttgaacggttcgagttaatgcacggacaacatttgattgccgcccgcccgcccgcccgccgtacatccccaaatgaataaccgacatttttgtcacaaaaatccggttaaaaatactTACAGAAAAAGTGATAATTGCTAAAACAGTCTCTGGTATATGCTGACCATCTTCATAAATCTTTTTATAGAATTTATCTAATGATGTGTCCATAACCTCCATACATATCCAAACATCACCCTGTAATCATATTAGCTAGCACCTTTTAAGTATCCACTAAATGCATGCAATGAAAGAAGGAAATTCTATTCCATTGCTTAAGGCTTAACATAAATTTGCAAGTTCATCTTCTATCTTTTAACTCTGTTTATTATTTACCACAATAACTTGTATTAATATTAACCAAAGTATTTAGCATGTAAGAGTTCTATTTTGGtatgcattttcaaatttttacaatTCTTTACAATTGACAAatcatataaatacaaatttacaaatgATTGCAGCCTTCAATATTTTGGTACAGACAAATTAAATAAACTTCTTATTATGGTTCCAAATCTaatatgaatttttctttttttcatcttttgtgaTCCCATTAacaatctttttatttgtttcccTATGAAACTGATTGCCCAGCCCCTCATACAACACTTAGTTTTTCTGAAAACCgaaaaaacaattaaatgaatATAATTGATGATGCTTTACCTCTCTAAACAAAGCACCGTAAAACTGTACTGTATACGGACATGAGCCACTCCTCATGGATACATCTAAATCCATTAATAAACGTTTCTGTTCCTCATTATTAACTGTTACAGTGATTCTCTGAAAAAAGGCAGAAAAACTCCTTGTTTATAGTTGATTACATTGTAATTTTAACATGAATAAATGTATGATAAATGCTTTTACACCAAAACACATATGTAT
This genomic window from Mytilus galloprovincialis chromosome 9, xbMytGall1.hap1.1, whole genome shotgun sequence contains:
- the LOC143044750 gene encoding dual specificity mitogen-activated protein kinase kinase 6-like isoform X1, with product MMANPIQVNVPGTMGGVPRVSPTQVNNKARGGRKLRVPPGLKIHSPNLEPPKSPVPPRNLDSKATIKINDKQFEIEASDLQLIQNLGRGAFGIVDKMMHRPSGAIVAVKRITVTVNNEEQKRLLMDLDVSMRSGSCPYTVQFYGALFREGDVWICMEVMDTSLDKFYKKIYEDGQHIPETVLAIITFSVVKALHYLKTELKVMHRDVKPSNILINKVAQVKICDFGISGQLVDSVAKTQDAGCKPYMAPERINPKEGQTGYDIKADVWSLGITMIELATGSFPYKKWNTPFEQLKQVVQDPPPKLPSGQFSSEFEDFITCCLHKDVQQRANYTELLEHPFVKKGETTDFDITKYVEGVFEKYGDLNEQPS
- the LOC143044750 gene encoding dual specificity mitogen-activated protein kinase kinase 6-like isoform X2 produces the protein MSARGGRKLRVPPGLKIHSPNLEPPKSPVPPRNLDSKATIKINDKQFEIEASDLQLIQNLGRGAFGIVDKMMHRPSGAIVAVKRITVTVNNEEQKRLLMDLDVSMRSGSCPYTVQFYGALFREGDVWICMEVMDTSLDKFYKKIYEDGQHIPETVLAIITFSVVKALHYLKTELKVMHRDVKPSNILINKVAQVKICDFGISGQLVDSVAKTQDAGCKPYMAPERINPKEGQTGYDIKADVWSLGITMIELATGSFPYKKWNTPFEQLKQVVQDPPPKLPSGQFSSEFEDFITCCLHKDVQQRANYTELLEHPFVKKGETTDFDITKYVEGVFEKYGDLNEQPS